One genomic segment of Clavelina lepadiformis chromosome 3, kaClaLepa1.1, whole genome shotgun sequence includes these proteins:
- the LOC143448519 gene encoding semaphorin-1A-like, which translates to MSSNKVYSFFTEISVEDKSEQVYTRIGQVCKHDGGWRNLRNQFSSFFKARLNCSLPGQPPFYFNELSDVTELVTLDKLYKVGKTKMVFALMNTPSNSIPASAICAFSLPDIEASMNGVFYEKFADAKTSAQYWAQQDNYSEPHLASCASDPSKLSVRSLNFMRMHPIMYQSVNAWDLHNNVTQPHNAIPLYSRTNSG; encoded by the exons ATGTCTTCGAACAAAGTTTATTCGTTTTTTACCGAGATCTCCGTCGAGGATAAATCAGAG CAAGTTTACACACGCATCGGTCAAGTTTGCAAGCACGACGGTGGATGGCGCAATTTGAGGAATCAGTTCTCGTCATTCTTCAAAGCGAGACTGAACTGCTCGTTGCCAGGACAACCGCCGTTCTACTTCAACGAGCTTAGTGACGTCACTGAGCTGGTGACGTTGGACAAGTTGTACAAGGTCGGGAAGACAAAGATGGTTTTCGCTCTCATGAACACGCCCAG CAACAGCATCCCTGCATCGGCCATTTGCGCATTCTCTCTGCCGGACATTGAAGCTTCCATGAACGGCGTATTTTATGAGAAATTCGCCGATGCAAAAACCAGTGCACAATACTGGGCTCAGCAGGACAACTACTCCGAACCTCACCTGGCCAG cTGTGCGAGCGATCCAAGCAAATTATCCGTCCGCAGTCTCAACTTCATGCGCATGCATCCCATAATGTACCAGAGCGTCAACGCGTGGGATCTCCATAACAACGTGACGCAACCACACAACGCGATTCCTCTTTATTCGAGAACAAACTCCGGGTAA